The DNA window TGATTTCAGTAAATTTCTCCAGATCAGTATAGTAAATCTCTCTCTTCTTTAGTTTCCCTGATATAAGAAGGGCTTCTCTCCTTGTTCCTTCAAGTAAGGGATTCGAAGGCGTAAACCACTGATCTCCTTCTTTCAGGGCTATATTAGCAAACGAGATATCTGTGAGAAACCCTTTTCTTGTGATTAAAATATCATCCTCAGGAATTCCTTGTTTCAAACGATCGAAAACGGCACGGTCACTATATTTATAGGCGTAATGGGTGCCGGCAGATTCGACAAGTTTTAAACTTCTGATAATGCGTGGTTTATAAGGCTCAAATTGTATACCATAAATTTTATCTGCATAATCAATACGGCATTTGATCCTACCTGTTTTAAACTGATCCGGACAATGGATCAATGGGCTTAAATCCTGAATATTATCCATTCGGAAAAAATGTTTCCTGGCTTTTAGAAACCGCTGGTTGTGGTATTCAATATTTTGTACCACTCCCTCTTCAATCCTTATGGTCTCAAATAATAGGAACATAAACCTTTTCTATCATTTCATGATATTCCTTCAAGGGGTCACTGAAGGATGTGATCCCTCCACCACTCTTAAAGATCAGTCCTTTATCAGTTGATTCGATAAAGCGGATCAATACCGCACTATCCAGGGATTCACCATCAAAAACTCCAAATATACCCGTATAAAATCCACGATCATAACCCTCTGTCTGAAGAATAATCTCCACAGTTTTTTCTTTTGGG is part of the Bacteroidales bacterium genome and encodes:
- a CDS encoding aminotransferase class IV gives rise to the protein MFLLFETIRIEEGVVQNIEYHNQRFLKARKHFFRMDNIQDLSPLIHCPDQFKTGRIKCRIDYADKIYGIQFEPYKPRIIRSLKLVESAGTHYAYKYSDRAVFDRLKQGIPEDDILITRKGFLTDISFANIALKEGDQWFTPSNPLLEGTRREALLISGKLKKREIYYTDLEKFTEIRIINAMLDLKDHPALYPENVAMY